In Panacibacter ginsenosidivorans, the following proteins share a genomic window:
- a CDS encoding 3-keto-disaccharide hydrolase: MKKIIAILLVSTVLFSFTIIHDQQNKWISLFDGKSISNWKVGENASTFSVDSGMIIVHGPTAHLFYNGDVMQHNFKNFELKVDVMTTPGSNSGIYFHTAYQESSWPKKGYEVQVNNSHTDWRRTGSLYGIQDVKEVYVKDNEWYTEYVKVEGKRVIIKINDKTVVDYTEPDNVKREPGDEQRVISSGTFALQGHDPNSKVYFKNIMVKPLAD, translated from the coding sequence ATGAAAAAAATAATCGCTATTCTGCTTGTAAGCACTGTACTTTTCTCTTTTACTATCATTCATGACCAGCAAAACAAATGGATCTCTTTATTTGATGGCAAGTCTATCAGCAACTGGAAAGTTGGTGAGAATGCTTCCACCTTTTCTGTAGATAGTGGAATGATCATCGTGCATGGACCTACCGCACATTTATTTTATAATGGCGATGTAATGCAGCATAACTTCAAAAACTTTGAGTTGAAGGTTGATGTAATGACAACACCCGGTTCTAATTCCGGTATTTATTTTCATACTGCTTACCAGGAAAGCAGTTGGCCAAAAAAAGGATATGAAGTGCAGGTAAATAATTCGCACACAGACTGGCGCAGAACAGGAAGCCTTTATGGCATACAGGATGTAAAAGAGGTATATGTAAAAGACAATGAATGGTACACTGAATATGTAAAAGTAGAAGGCAAAAGAGTGATCATAAAGATCAATGACAAAACAGTGGTCGATTATACCGAACCAGATAATGTAAAACGTGAACCAGGAGATGAACAACGCGTAATATCAAGCGGCACATTTGCATTGCAGGGCCATGATCCCAATAGTAAAGTGTATTTTAAAAATATTATGGTAAAACCATTGGCTGATTAA
- a CDS encoding 3-keto-disaccharide hydrolase, with protein sequence MYKYCFAALAVVFFFAACQTVKPVVSKEEWEPLFNKKDLTGWDIKIAGHDLNENFNNNIYVKDSMIVVDYSKWEKFTKEFGHVYYKTPFSYYKIRVEYQFYGKQLTGGPSYAYLNSGVMLHSQSAASVGKEQTFPVSLELQLLANDSATKVHTGNLCTPGTMVSINGKPDNAHCIDSNSPYYDEDAWVTAEADVYGDSVIHHIINGDTVLTYEKPVIAGDFVNSAFNFTFGGFGADSAQWIQKKGMPLSSGYIALQAESHPIMFRKVELLNLEGCMDKNALNYKSYYIKADKSKCRYK encoded by the coding sequence ATGTATAAATATTGCTTTGCTGCTTTAGCTGTTGTATTTTTCTTCGCTGCATGCCAGACAGTCAAACCTGTTGTATCAAAAGAAGAATGGGAGCCTTTATTTAATAAAAAGGACCTTACGGGCTGGGATATAAAAATTGCCGGTCACGACCTGAATGAAAATTTCAACAACAACATTTATGTGAAAGATAGTATGATCGTTGTTGATTACAGCAAGTGGGAAAAATTTACGAAAGAGTTTGGGCACGTATATTACAAAACACCTTTCTCTTATTATAAAATACGGGTGGAATATCAATTCTATGGCAAACAACTTACCGGCGGCCCCAGTTATGCATATCTCAACAGCGGTGTGATGTTGCATTCACAATCTGCTGCATCAGTTGGTAAAGAGCAAACGTTTCCTGTATCGCTGGAGCTGCAATTGCTGGCAAATGATTCTGCTACCAAAGTGCATACCGGCAATCTTTGCACGCCGGGTACAATGGTTAGTATAAATGGCAAGCCAGATAATGCGCATTGCATTGATTCAAACTCACCTTACTATGATGAAGATGCATGGGTAACTGCAGAAGCTGATGTATATGGAGATTCGGTTATTCACCACATTATAAACGGAGACACTGTTTTAACGTATGAGAAACCTGTAATAGCAGGTGATTTTGTGAACAGTGCTTTCAATTTTACTTTCGGTGGTTTTGGTGCAGACTCTGCACAGTGGATACAAAAAAAGGGAATGCCGCTTTCATCGGGCTATATTGCATTGCAGGCAGAAAGTCATCCTATCATGTTTAGAAAAGTTGAATTGCTAAACCTCGAAGGTTGCATGGATAAAAATGCACTCAACTATAAATCTTATTATATAAAAGCAGACAAATCAAAATGCCGGTACAAATAA
- a CDS encoding DUF1415 domain-containing protein: MHTTEQVIAQTKKWITDVVIGCNFCPFAAREVKRNSVNYIVEESNDIATCLHTFIQECVRMDNDAATETSFIIYPNAFENFEDYLDLVSLAETLLERQDYEGIYQAASFHPQYSFQDAATDDAANYTNRSIYPMLHILREESVETALDHYADPEDIPERNIKFAREKGVAYMKLLRDSCL; encoded by the coding sequence ATGCATACAACCGAACAGGTAATAGCGCAGACGAAAAAGTGGATCACTGATGTGGTGATCGGTTGTAATTTTTGCCCCTTTGCTGCAAGAGAAGTAAAGCGAAACAGTGTTAATTATATTGTTGAAGAGAGTAATGATATAGCCACCTGCCTGCATACTTTTATACAGGAATGTGTACGCATGGATAATGATGCAGCAACAGAAACAAGTTTTATTATTTATCCAAATGCGTTTGAGAATTTTGAAGATTATCTCGATCTCGTTTCACTGGCAGAAACATTGCTCGAACGCCAGGATTATGAAGGCATTTACCAGGCGGCCAGTTTTCATCCGCAATATAGTTTCCAGGATGCTGCAACAGATGATGCCGCCAATTATACCAACCGTTCCATTTATCCCATGTTGCATATTCTTCGTGAAGAAAGTGTAGAGACAGCGCTTGATCATTATGCAGATCCCGAAGATATACCCGAACGCAATATTAAGTTTGCCCGTGAGAAAGGTGTAGCTTATATGAAGCTGTTGAGAGATTCATGTTTGTGA
- a CDS encoding tetratricopeptide repeat protein has translation MQFDPNNKVIQLCAKGMEMEAAQKPDEAKALFLQAWNEASNDFEKFTAAHYVARHQSTTEDKLEWDKTALSFALKIDDGSMEAHYPSLYLNIAKCYEDLKDFDNAKKNYETALSYSIHLPDNGYGKMIRSGINNGIQRVHER, from the coding sequence ATGCAGTTTGATCCAAACAATAAGGTAATTCAACTCTGTGCCAAAGGAATGGAAATGGAAGCAGCGCAAAAACCTGATGAAGCGAAAGCTTTGTTTCTGCAGGCATGGAATGAAGCATCCAATGACTTTGAAAAATTTACCGCCGCACATTATGTTGCACGGCACCAGTCAACAACAGAAGATAAATTAGAGTGGGATAAAACAGCGTTGTCATTTGCGTTGAAAATTGATGATGGGAGTATGGAAGCACATTACCCTTCACTCTATTTAAATATTGCAAAGTGTTATGAAGATTTAAAAGACTTTGACAATGCAAAGAAAAATTACGAAACTGCTTTATCTTATTCAATTCATTTGCCGGATAATGGGTATGGAAAAATGATCAGGTCAGGAATTAACAATGGTATCCAAAGAGTTCATGAACGCTAA
- a CDS encoding bile acid:sodium symporter family protein translates to MKRSLIDPFIIALLTVVGIAYFLPYPGTKGSPFHLDEIADIGVSVIFLLYGLQLGPEKLRAGLTNTRLHLVIHTSTFILFPLIIILLKPLFSTDFLQQVWLPFFFLAALPSTVSSSVVMVSVAQGNIPAAIFNASISSLLGVFITPIWMSLFLEQQSGSIDLSHVIGKLLLQVLLPVVIGLLLHKKFGRFAEANKKRLKLFDQSVILLIVYCSFCESFYEGVFKGFEPIYLLALLVMVTALLFIVYGIITLTTKALQFNREDKITATFCGSKKSLVHGSVMSKVLFANAANSGLVLLPLMLFHAVQLFIISIIAGRMHRKKTYETISTP, encoded by the coding sequence ATGAAGCGTAGCCTTATTGATCCTTTTATTATCGCATTGCTTACAGTGGTTGGCATTGCATATTTTCTTCCATATCCCGGTACTAAAGGAAGCCCGTTTCATTTAGATGAGATCGCGGACATTGGTGTATCTGTTATCTTTCTTTTATATGGCTTACAATTAGGCCCTGAAAAATTAAGAGCAGGATTAACCAATACAAGATTACATCTCGTCATACATACGAGTACGTTTATCCTTTTTCCTCTTATCATTATTCTACTGAAACCGCTTTTTAGTACAGATTTCCTGCAACAGGTATGGTTGCCTTTTTTCTTTTTGGCAGCTTTGCCTTCTACTGTTTCATCATCGGTTGTTATGGTTTCTGTTGCTCAGGGCAATATACCTGCGGCCATATTCAATGCAAGTATTTCCAGTTTACTGGGTGTTTTTATTACACCCATTTGGATGAGCCTTTTTTTAGAGCAACAATCCGGCAGTATTGATCTTAGTCATGTAATTGGAAAATTATTATTACAGGTATTGCTGCCTGTGGTAATTGGCTTATTGCTGCATAAAAAATTTGGCAGGTTTGCAGAAGCTAATAAGAAAAGACTAAAGCTTTTTGATCAGTCTGTTATTTTATTGATTGTGTATTGCTCTTTCTGTGAATCTTTTTACGAAGGTGTATTTAAAGGTTTTGAACCGATTTATCTTTTGGCTTTACTGGTAATGGTAACAGCATTATTGTTTATAGTTTACGGCATTATAACACTTACAACAAAAGCATTGCAATTTAATAGAGAAGACAAGATCACTGCTACATTCTGCGGTTCAAAAAAATCTTTGGTGCATGGTTCGGTAATGTCGAAAGTATTATTTGCCAATGCTGCAAATTCAGGACTGGTGTTGCTTCCGCTGATGTTGTTTCATGCGGTGCAATTGTTTATCATCAGTATTATTGCGGGAAGAATGCACAGAAAAAAAACTTATGAAACGATAAGTACTCCTTAG
- a CDS encoding glycoside hydrolase family 5 protein has product MKRSTFIKHTGLIAAGLALTKNITASPAQTTNKLPKWKGFNLLDFFSPKPADDKLFTQEEHFKWMHDWGFDFVRIPIAYPSYLTFDRSRNIMPEEIYHINDAAVDKIDSLVAMAHKYNMHVSLNLHRAPGYCINAGFYEPYNLWKDDAAQQAFYFHWNMWAKRYKNVSSQKISFDLVNEPSMREDMNDQHSKSSAVPGDIYRKVAKAAAEAIRKENPNHLVIADGNNVGNSVITEITDLDIAQSCRGYNPGLISHYKAPWANKDPEHMPEPKWPGQVGDKYLSREMLEKYYQPWVDLTKSGVGVHCGECGCWNKTPHDVFLAWFSDVLDILSSNKIGFAVWNFIGDFGVLDSKRTDVDYVDWYGHQLDKKFLDLMMKA; this is encoded by the coding sequence ATGAAACGCAGTACATTTATAAAACATACAGGGTTAATTGCAGCAGGATTAGCACTCACAAAAAACATAACCGCATCACCTGCACAAACAACCAACAAACTTCCGAAATGGAAAGGTTTCAATTTACTCGATTTCTTTTCGCCAAAACCCGCTGATGACAAGCTTTTTACACAGGAGGAGCATTTTAAATGGATGCATGATTGGGGTTTTGATTTTGTGCGTATTCCTATTGCTTATCCTTCCTATCTCACATTCGATAGAAGCCGCAACATTATGCCGGAAGAAATATATCATATCAATGATGCTGCTGTTGATAAAATAGACAGCCTCGTCGCAATGGCACACAAATACAATATGCATGTAAGTCTTAACCTGCACCGTGCGCCAGGCTATTGTATTAATGCAGGTTTTTATGAACCATATAATCTATGGAAAGATGATGCGGCACAACAGGCATTTTATTTTCACTGGAACATGTGGGCAAAGCGTTACAAAAATGTATCATCACAAAAAATAAGTTTCGACCTGGTGAATGAACCCAGCATGCGTGAAGACATGAATGATCAGCATTCCAAATCAAGTGCTGTGCCCGGAGATATTTATCGCAAAGTTGCCAAAGCAGCAGCGGAAGCTATTCGCAAAGAAAATCCAAATCATCTTGTTATTGCAGACGGCAACAATGTGGGTAATAGTGTTATCACAGAAATTACTGATCTTGATATTGCACAAAGTTGCCGTGGTTATAATCCCGGGCTTATCTCGCATTACAAAGCGCCATGGGCAAATAAAGATCCTGAGCATATGCCCGAACCAAAATGGCCGGGGCAGGTTGGTGATAAATATTTAAGTCGCGAAATGCTGGAGAAATATTACCAGCCATGGGTCGATCTTACCAAAAGTGGTGTGGGTGTGCATTGCGGCGAATGTGGTTGCTGGAACAAAACACCACACGATGTTTTTCTTGCATGGTTCAGTGATGTACTGGACATACTTTCATCCAACAAAATTGGTTTTGCCGTTTGGAATTTTATTGGCGATTTTGGCGTGCTCGATTCTAAACGTACAGATGTTGATTATGTTGATTGGTATGGTCATCAACTGGATAAAAAATTTCTTGATCTTATGATGAAAGCTTAG
- a CDS encoding 3-keto-disaccharide hydrolase produces the protein MKKIAVISVLIFCGLTTTLNAQKGWIKMFNGKDLSDWIIKIKDHPLNENYGNTFRVENGVMKVSYDQYNNQFKEQFGHIFYKQKFSAYLLYIEYRFTGDQIKDGPDWAYRNSGAMLHCQDPKSMMVEQDFPISLEMQLLGGNGKDERSTCNLCTPGTNVILDGKFFTPHCVNSTSKTFHGDQWVVAQALVLGDSIIKHIVGSDTVLMYTKPQYDGRDKWVQKKGFKDGALISEGYISLQSESHPVEFRKVELFDLSPYMNDPKKLQEILMQLQQVRH, from the coding sequence ATGAAAAAGATAGCTGTTATTTCCGTTCTTATTTTTTGTGGTCTCACCACAACATTGAACGCACAAAAAGGTTGGATAAAAATGTTCAACGGGAAAGATCTTAGCGACTGGATCATTAAAATAAAAGATCACCCGTTGAATGAAAATTATGGAAACACTTTCCGCGTGGAAAATGGCGTGATGAAAGTTAGTTACGATCAATACAACAATCAATTTAAAGAACAGTTTGGTCATATATTTTATAAGCAAAAATTTTCTGCTTACCTCTTGTATATTGAATACCGCTTTACCGGCGACCAGATAAAAGACGGGCCTGACTGGGCATACCGCAACAGTGGTGCTATGCTTCATTGCCAGGATCCAAAAAGTATGATGGTAGAACAGGACTTCCCCATTTCATTAGAGATGCAGCTACTAGGTGGCAATGGAAAAGATGAACGTTCTACCTGCAATCTTTGCACGCCAGGAACCAATGTTATTTTAGATGGAAAATTTTTTACACCGCATTGTGTAAACTCCACTTCCAAAACATTTCATGGAGATCAATGGGTAGTAGCGCAGGCACTGGTTTTAGGCGATTCTATCATTAAGCATATAGTAGGATCTGATACAGTGTTAATGTACACAAAACCGCAGTATGATGGAAGAGATAAATGGGTGCAAAAAAAAGGGTTTAAAGATGGCGCATTGATAAGTGAAGGATATATTTCCTTACAAAGTGAAAGTCATCCGGTGGAATTCAGGAAAGTTGAACTATTTGATCTTTCGCCTTACATGAATGATCCAAAAAAACTGCAGGAAATTTTAATGCAGTTGCAGCAGGTTAGGCATTAA
- a CDS encoding hydroxypyruvate isomerase family protein — translation MLRRKFMQQSVMAGAGLFTASHLSAKDRAPYAEKPFKLNYAFHDGTFENNAGANFLDQIQFGYDMGFRAIEDNGMMSRSVDEQKKIGDKLAKLGMSMGVFVITSDNWHWRTSLTTGKQEWTDKMIKDCKEAVEVAKRCNAKWMTVVPGNYERSLPLDYQTANVITALRKGAEILEPHGLVMVLEALSDNPDLFLRHTDQTVMVCKAVNSPSCKFLFDMYHMQRNEGNIINNIDAAWDEIGYLQIGDNPGRNEPYSGEMNYHNIFKHIHSKDYKGILGMEHGMTGKGKEGEMALIKAYRDSDDF, via the coding sequence ATGCTACGCAGAAAATTTATGCAGCAATCTGTAATGGCCGGTGCAGGTCTTTTCACAGCATCACACTTAAGCGCTAAAGATAGAGCGCCTTATGCAGAGAAACCCTTTAAACTTAATTATGCTTTTCACGACGGAACATTTGAAAATAATGCCGGCGCTAATTTTCTGGACCAGATACAGTTTGGTTACGATATGGGTTTTCGTGCTATTGAAGACAATGGAATGATGAGCCGCAGTGTTGATGAGCAAAAAAAGATAGGCGATAAGCTTGCTAAGCTCGGCATGAGTATGGGTGTATTTGTTATTACTTCTGATAACTGGCACTGGCGCACCTCACTTACAACTGGCAAACAGGAGTGGACAGATAAGATGATCAAAGACTGTAAAGAAGCAGTAGAAGTTGCCAAACGTTGCAATGCCAAATGGATGACTGTTGTACCCGGTAATTACGAAAGAAGTTTACCATTAGATTATCAAACTGCTAATGTAATTACTGCCTTACGTAAAGGCGCTGAAATATTAGAGCCACATGGGCTTGTAATGGTGCTGGAAGCATTAAGTGATAATCCCGATCTCTTTCTGCGTCACACAGATCAAACGGTAATGGTGTGCAAGGCCGTGAATAGTCCTTCCTGCAAATTTCTTTTTGACATGTATCATATGCAGCGCAATGAAGGTAATATCATTAACAATATTGATGCTGCATGGGATGAGATCGGTTATTTACAAATAGGAGATAACCCCGGCCGCAATGAACCTTACTCCGGCGAAATGAATTACCATAACATCTTTAAACATATACACAGCAAAGATTACAAAGGCATTCTTGGCATGGAACATGGTATGACCGGCAAAGGCAAGGAAGGTGAAATGGCTTTGATAAAAGCATACAGGGATAGTGATGATTTTTAA
- a CDS encoding MBL fold metallo-hydrolase, which translates to MSLFIASLNSGSNGNCYYVGNDNEAVLIDAGISCRETEKRMKRLGLMIEKVKAVFVSHEHTDHINGISTISNKHKLPVYITAETLRHCRLSIAKHLIVPFSANKPTMVGNLSVKAFTKFHDADDPHSFVVESNAVKVAVITDIGITCEQVIHHFKQCHAAFLESNYDETMLATGSYPYHLKKRISGGNGHLSNTQALNLFLTHRPSFMSHLILSHLSKNNNKPEIVENLFAPHAGATKIIVASRYEETQVYEVKGSINNAVPKNKNNKHSQQLALF; encoded by the coding sequence ATGTCATTGTTTATTGCATCATTAAATTCAGGCAGTAATGGAAATTGTTACTATGTAGGTAACGATAATGAAGCTGTATTAATTGATGCAGGCATATCGTGCAGGGAAACTGAGAAGCGTATGAAGCGCCTTGGGTTAATGATCGAAAAAGTAAAAGCCGTTTTTGTATCGCATGAGCATACCGATCATATCAATGGCATCAGCACCATTTCAAATAAACATAAATTACCGGTTTATATTACAGCAGAAACGTTACGACACTGCAGGCTGAGTATTGCAAAGCATTTGATCGTTCCTTTTAGTGCAAATAAACCTACAATGGTTGGAAATCTTTCGGTCAAAGCTTTTACAAAATTTCATGATGCCGATGACCCGCATAGTTTTGTTGTAGAAAGTAATGCGGTAAAAGTTGCTGTGATTACAGATATTGGGATTACATGCGAACAGGTAATTCATCATTTTAAACAATGTCATGCTGCATTTCTCGAATCAAATTATGATGAAACAATGCTGGCAACAGGCAGTTATCCGTATCATTTAAAGAAGCGCATTAGTGGTGGCAACGGGCATTTATCCAATACGCAGGCCCTTAATTTGTTTCTTACACACAGGCCATCTTTTATGAGTCACCTGATTTTATCGCATCTTTCAAAAAATAATAACAAACCCGAAATAGTAGAAAATTTATTTGCGCCGCATGCAGGTGCTACAAAAATTATTGTTGCAAGCCGTTATGAAGAAACACAGGTATATGAAGTAAAGGGTTCAATTAACAATGCTGTACCAAAAAATAAAAACAATAAACATTCTCAGCAGCTTGCTCTGTTTTAA
- a CDS encoding sulfite oxidase-like oxidoreductase, with protein sequence MEAPDKLQRIVEARMKLKARFEEKIKQTPSVADNKPMGKGDVNRHGMPVLPVGQTITHKWPVLDLGIEPDISLKEWRLIIDGAVEHPTTLTWEDFMALPQTNDTSDFHCVTTWSKLNINWNGVRLLDLAALVQPKETATHIMCYGYDDYTTNVSLEEALKPDVLLVHTVEDKPLPKEHGGPVRMITPQLYAWKGSKWISRIEFLTKNKLGFWEERGYSNTAYPWRNDRYS encoded by the coding sequence ATGGAAGCACCCGATAAATTACAACGCATCGTTGAGGCACGCATGAAACTGAAAGCCCGTTTTGAAGAAAAAATAAAACAAACACCTTCTGTTGCAGATAATAAACCAATGGGCAAAGGCGATGTTAACCGGCATGGTATGCCTGTGTTGCCTGTTGGGCAAACCATCACACATAAATGGCCCGTACTTGATCTTGGTATTGAACCTGATATTTCTTTAAAAGAATGGCGACTGATTATTGATGGTGCAGTAGAACACCCAACCACATTAACATGGGAAGACTTTATGGCTTTGCCTCAAACAAATGACACTTCTGATTTTCATTGTGTTACTACATGGTCAAAATTAAATATCAATTGGAACGGCGTTCGGTTGCTTGATCTTGCGGCATTGGTGCAACCAAAAGAAACGGCTACGCATATTATGTGCTATGGTTACGATGATTACACCACCAATGTTTCGCTGGAAGAAGCGTTGAAACCAGATGTATTATTGGTGCACACCGTAGAAGATAAACCATTACCAAAAGAACATGGTGGCCCTGTGCGCATGATAACACCACAGTTGTATGCCTGGAAAGGGTCGAAGTGGATAAGCAGGATAGAATTTTTGACAAAAAATAAATTAGGATTCTGGGAAGAGAGAGGTTACTCCAATACTGCCTATCCATGGAGAAATGACAGATATAGTTGA